CCTTCGATCTTGCCCGCCGGCCCCGGATCGATGCCTTCCGGTAGAAATTGGAGTGCCCCGACGCAGTCATGTCCGAGAGCCGAGAGCATGCTGTAGGCGTCCGTACCGGTCGCGCCGACACGTTCGGCGACGCGCCTGCGTATCTGTTCGCTGTCCGGCAGCAGATTGTCGAACACGTTGATGACCGGAGCACCGATATAGCGGTCCTCGCGAAGGGGGAGGGAGAGCGAGATCGGGAAGGTCGACTGCCATGAGAGCCATTGCGCGTCGTAGCGAAAATCAATGGCGCCGCTGGACTCGCGCTTGAGTACGCCGACCAGGCGGCCATTTACGAACACGTTTAACGGAGCGTTGGCTTTCGGACGGGGCATTAGAATGCGCTCTCGATATCGGCCGCACTCGCTTTACTTCGCGGGCGAACCACCAATTCCAAGTCAAGGGCAGCCAGCGCTTCCATGAGGGTGTGGAGTTGAATGGCGGGTGCACCCGCCTCAAGTCGGGAGACGGTTCCCTGACGCAGATGGATGTTTTTTCCGAGCCCGGATTGCGTCAGTCCGGCCTGCTTGCGAGCCCTTCGCAGAATGGCTCCCAGTTGTTTTTCGGTGCGGGCGATGTGCTGCGGCATGTGAACCTCGAGCACCAATATACGCGATCTCGTATACATCGGCAATATACGCAAGTGCGTATATCAAGAAAATAGACGCGAGCGCGTATAAAGCCAAGATATACGCATTCGCGTATTTCTGCCGCTCCTTTAAATGTCCCGCTAATATTCCGGATGACCGAGCACCTTTCCCAGCCAATTCCAACCGAAACCGTCAGCAAGCTTTCGCCGTCTCATTTCATGAGAAGCTTCGGCGTGAGCCTGACTACTAGTTAAGACGCTGAAGACCGTGCCGCCTACAGCGGCCCGTCGGCATCGAAGCAATCGCGAGGCGAGAAATTCCAGGCGGTCGCGCATTCATCTGATAGCGCTCGATCCTGCCATCACTACCCGGCCATCCAATGCCTGGCTGCCGTACGCGGCCTCGACCAAACCGACATAGGCATCATCAGGCGTTTCGCGCGAGTTGTGGCAGAACGGCTGTTCGATGAAAGCGTCATTGCGCCGGAGAATGAGCAGGAGATGACGATTTCCAACCGGTTGTTTGGCATCTCCCTTTTTGCGTCATGTTACGGGAGAAATGAGTTCGCGAACGAACTCTGCAAGATATTTCCGAATCGCTCGGTATGCTTCCCGTAAACTTCCTTGCCAGCTGCAAATCGAATTGTTCCGTTTCTCACTGTCGCGATCTCTTCGCGCGCTGTGAATTGGGCGATTCAAATCCGTAACATCTCGGAGTTTCCCCAGTTTGCGCGCGCCGCTGCGGCTGGCCTGCTTCTTGCTGTCCTTGTTGCAGCGATAAGTCAAAGCCGAAGACGGGAGGGGGCATGGGCGCGGCAATGGAAACATTTTACAGCGTGATCAGGCGGCAGGGCATCACGCGCCGGAGTTTTCACAAATTCTGCAGCCTGACGGCGACAAGCCTCGGGCTTGAGCCGTTGGCGGCGGGTCGCATCGCCAACGCGCTCGAAGCCAAACCGCGTGTGCCGGTGATCTGGATGCATGGTCTTGAATGCACCTGCTGCTCAGAGAGCTTCATCCGCTCCGCGCATCCGTTGGCGAAGGATGCCGTGCTGTCGATGATCTCGCTCGACTATGACGATACCATCATGGCGGCCGCAGGCCACCAGGCGGAAGCGATCCTCGAAGAGACCCGCGCCAAACACAAGGGTCAGTACATTCTTGCCGTGGAAGGCAATCCGCCGCTGAACGAGGGCGGCATGTTCTGCATCGACGGCGGCAAGCCCTTCGTCGAGAAACTTAAGATGATGGCCGACGACGCTATGGCGATCATTGCCTGGGGCGCATGCGCGTCCTGGGGGTGCGTGCAGGCGGCCAAACCCAATCCGACGCAGGCCACGCCCATCGACAAGGTCATTACCAACAAGCCGATCATCAAGGTGCCGGGATGCCCCCCGATCGCCGAAGTGATGACCGGCGTCCTCACCTTCATCACGGCCTTCGGCAAGCTGCCCGAGCTCGACCGTCATAGCCGGCCGAAAATGTTCTACTCACAGCGCATCCACGACAAGTGCTATCGACGATCGCATTTCGATGCCGGGCAGTTTGTCGAGGAGTGGGACGACGAGGCGGCGCGGAAGGGCTATTGCCTCTACAAGATGGGCTGCAAGGGCCCGACCACCTACAACGCCTGCTCGACCGTGCGCTGGAACGGCGGCGTGTCCTTCCCGATCCAGTCGGGCCACGGCTGCATCGGCTGCTCCGAGGACGGCTTCTGGGACAAGGGCTCGTTCTACGATCGTCTCACCAAGATCCAGGAGTTTGGCATCGAGAAGAACGCTGACCAGATCGGCGTGGCTGCGGCCGGCGCCGTCGGTGCCGCCGTGGCGGTGCACGCGGCCGTGACCGCTGTGAAGCGGCTCGCCTCCAGGCGCGCAGACGCAAATCAAGATCGTTAGTCGATTTCAGGGGATTAACGATGCGCATCCAGACACCGAACGGATTCAAACTCGACAATTCCGGCAAGCGCATTGTCGTCGATCCGGTCACTCGCATCGAAGGTCACATGCGCCTCGAGGTCAATGTCGACGCAAACAACGTCATCCGGAACGCCGTATCCACGGGCACGATGTGGCGCGGCATCGAAGTCATCCTGAAGGATCGTGATCCGCGCGACGCCTGGGCCTTCACCGAACGGATCTGCGGCGTGTGCACCGGCACGCACGCCCTGACATCGGTGCGCGCTGTCGAGAATGCCCTCGGAATCATCATTCCAGAGAATGCCAATTCGATCCGCAACCTGATGCAGCTCGCGCTGCAGGTGCACGATCATGTCGTTCACTTCTATCACCTGCACGCGCTGGATTGGGTCGACGTGGTCTCGGCGCTCTCGGCCGACCCGCGGGCGACTTCCACGCTCGCGCAGTCGATGTCGAATTGGCCGTTGTCATCGCCTGGCTACTTCAAGGACCTCCAGACACGCCTCAAGAAGTTCGTCGAGTCGGGACAGTTGGGTCCTTTCAAGAACGGCTACTGGGGCAGCAAGGCCTACAAATTGCCGCCCGAAGCCAATCTGATGGCTGTGGCGCATTATCTGGAAGCGCTCGATTTCCAAAAGGAAATCGTAAAGGTCCACACCATCTTCGGCGGCAAAAATCCTCATCCGAACTGGCTCGTCGGCGGCGTGCCCTGTCCGATCAATGTCGACGGGACCGGCGCGGTCGGAGCCATCAACATGGAGCGGCTGAACCTGATCTCCTCGATCATCGATCGTCTGATCGAATTCAACGAGCAGGTTTACTTGCCTGACGTGGCGGCGATCGGGTCCTTCTACAAGGATTGGCTCTATGGCGGGGGTCTTTCGAGCAAGAGCGTCCTCACCTATGGCGACGTGCCCGAACACGCCAACGACTACTCCTCAAAGAACCTGAAGCTGCCGCAAGGGGCCATTATCAACGGCAATCTCTCGGAGGTGTTTCCAGTCGACCATGCCAACCCCGAGGAGATCCAGGAATTCGTCGTTCACTCCTGGTACAAATATCCTGACGAGACCGAGGGCCTGCACCCCTGGGATGGCGTCACCGAGCCGAACTACGTGCTCGGGCCCAATGCGAAGGGCACCAAGACAGCGATCGAGCAGCTCGATGAGGGCGGCAAATATTCCTGGATCAAGGCGCCGCGTTGGCGAGGCCACGCCATGGAGGTCGGTCCGCTCGCGCGCTGGGTCGTCGGTTACGCCCAGAACAAGGCGGAGTTCAAGGATCCGGTCGACAAATTCCTGAAGGACCTCGACCTGCCGCTGTCGGCCCTGTTCTCGACACTCGGCCGCACCGCGGCGCGCGCGCTGGAATCGGTCTGGGCCGGGCGCCAGATGCGCTATTTCCAGGATAAGCTCGTCGCCAATATCAAGGCCGGCGATAGCTCGACCGCCAATGTCGAGAAGTGGAAGCCGGAGAGCTGGCCAAAGGAGGCCAAGGGCTTTGGCTTTACCGAGGCGCCGCGCGGCGCGCTCGCGCACTGGATCAAGATCAAGCAAACCAAGATCGACAACTACCAGTGCGTGGTGCCGACCACCTGGAATGGCTCGCCGCGCGATCCCAAGGGAAATATCGGCGCATTCGAGGCCTCCTTGATGGATACGCCGATGGCGAATCCCGAGCAGCCGCTCGAGATCCTTCGCACCATTCATTCCTTCGATCCGTGCCTGGCGTGCTCGACCCACCTCATGAGTCCGGATGGCCAGAAACTGGCGAGCGTCAAGGTCAGGTAAACCAGGGATGAAGCACCATGACGGATGCGGTTGACGGTCGTTCGAAATCTGAGCCGAATCTCGCTGCGATCG
This portion of the Bradyrhizobium diazoefficiens genome encodes:
- a CDS encoding helix-turn-helix domain-containing protein, whose translation is MPQHIARTEKQLGAILRRARKQAGLTQSGLGKNIHLRQGTVSRLEAGAPAIQLHTLMEALAALDLELVVRPRSKASAADIESAF
- a CDS encoding hydrogenase small subunit, whose translation is MGAAMETFYSVIRRQGITRRSFHKFCSLTATSLGLEPLAAGRIANALEAKPRVPVIWMHGLECTCCSESFIRSAHPLAKDAVLSMISLDYDDTIMAAAGHQAEAILEETRAKHKGQYILAVEGNPPLNEGGMFCIDGGKPFVEKLKMMADDAMAIIAWGACASWGCVQAAKPNPTQATPIDKVITNKPIIKVPGCPPIAEVMTGVLTFITAFGKLPELDRHSRPKMFYSQRIHDKCYRRSHFDAGQFVEEWDDEAARKGYCLYKMGCKGPTTYNACSTVRWNGGVSFPIQSGHGCIGCSEDGFWDKGSFYDRLTKIQEFGIEKNADQIGVAAAGAVGAAVAVHAAVTAVKRLASRRADANQDR
- a CDS encoding nickel-dependent hydrogenase large subunit, producing the protein MRIQTPNGFKLDNSGKRIVVDPVTRIEGHMRLEVNVDANNVIRNAVSTGTMWRGIEVILKDRDPRDAWAFTERICGVCTGTHALTSVRAVENALGIIIPENANSIRNLMQLALQVHDHVVHFYHLHALDWVDVVSALSADPRATSTLAQSMSNWPLSSPGYFKDLQTRLKKFVESGQLGPFKNGYWGSKAYKLPPEANLMAVAHYLEALDFQKEIVKVHTIFGGKNPHPNWLVGGVPCPINVDGTGAVGAINMERLNLISSIIDRLIEFNEQVYLPDVAAIGSFYKDWLYGGGLSSKSVLTYGDVPEHANDYSSKNLKLPQGAIINGNLSEVFPVDHANPEEIQEFVVHSWYKYPDETEGLHPWDGVTEPNYVLGPNAKGTKTAIEQLDEGGKYSWIKAPRWRGHAMEVGPLARWVVGYAQNKAEFKDPVDKFLKDLDLPLSALFSTLGRTAARALESVWAGRQMRYFQDKLVANIKAGDSSTANVEKWKPESWPKEAKGFGFTEAPRGALAHWIKIKQTKIDNYQCVVPTTWNGSPRDPKGNIGAFEASLMDTPMANPEQPLEILRTIHSFDPCLACSTHLMSPDGQKLASVKVR